A window from Enterocloster bolteae encodes these proteins:
- a CDS encoding xanthine dehydrogenase family protein molybdopterin-binding subunit, translating into MSKLEYRDIKQPNYRHVGKYTPRKDAKDIVTGKAIFLDDFSVPHMLYGKTKRSPYPHARILSIDTSRAEALPGVRAVITHKNMPEQWGLGLPVHRLLMEDKVYYVGDLVALIAADTVESAEEAIDLIDVEYEQLEAVYTAEDALKEGAVEIYSRFKGNHVDNGIKYFQPDGPWWQIIRGDVEKGFEEAAYVAEDKVAFDKMPSPLAPETPSCIAKYEGGNEYTIWASSQSSHILKLMGEGRIPNSNLSVKTFNVGGSYGNKQSLMTTVLSAAMLSLVTKQPVKIVLTKAEQLMAYEVRLGSTITAKVGMDKEGYVKAVEGDWLVDTGAIADSIQGQVGVGLGEAQLVCAKCPNWYMDSHIAVTNKQAAGIVRGYGGQELNSCLERLMCAVMKKGNFDPLDVFKKNYIAPGDRFIWRDGRWWQSRSSLFFPEAMQNAADRFGWAGKWKGWNVPTCVNGTKARGVGMGVIGNADISEDNTEAIVRIVPDLVGSRRASTAIIECDITESGMGTRSNACKIVAEVLNVPVEKVSITEPGSKFNPSNYGLCGSRGTITTGKAVSLAAMEAKKKALELGALYFKRSVDQLDTKDFMVYVRDNPQLVVPMFKLAPKELSIVGYGKHMEMFNIPSCMAIFVEAEVDLETGNTKLVKVAGGTDIGQIIDSKAVEMQLHGGFGSACIDTAIFEECILDPSTGRLLTSSLIDYKWRTFNEFPPYDAYIMESQIDSFMFKALGIGEISGAAGASAVLMAISNAIGVDIKDYPATPAVILKALGKA; encoded by the coding sequence ATGAGCAAGCTTGAATACCGCGATATCAAACAGCCCAATTACCGTCATGTGGGCAAGTACACACCCAGAAAAGACGCAAAGGACATTGTAACAGGAAAGGCAATTTTCCTGGACGATTTTTCAGTGCCCCACATGCTGTACGGAAAGACCAAAAGAAGCCCTTATCCTCATGCCAGAATCCTTTCCATAGACACATCCAGGGCAGAAGCCCTGCCGGGCGTACGGGCTGTCATCACCCACAAGAACATGCCGGAGCAGTGGGGACTGGGCCTTCCTGTACACAGGCTTTTGATGGAAGACAAGGTTTACTATGTAGGGGATCTGGTGGCTCTGATTGCAGCCGATACAGTGGAGAGTGCAGAGGAGGCCATAGACCTGATTGATGTGGAATATGAACAGCTGGAAGCCGTGTATACGGCTGAGGACGCCCTGAAGGAAGGGGCAGTGGAGATATATTCCAGGTTTAAGGGCAATCACGTTGACAACGGAATCAAGTATTTCCAGCCGGACGGTCCCTGGTGGCAGATTATCCGCGGGGATGTGGAGAAGGGATTTGAGGAAGCAGCCTATGTGGCGGAGGACAAGGTGGCCTTTGACAAGATGCCCTCTCCTCTGGCCCCGGAAACCCCGTCCTGCATCGCCAAATATGAGGGCGGCAATGAGTATACCATATGGGCATCATCCCAGAGCTCCCATATTCTTAAGCTCATGGGCGAGGGAAGGATTCCCAATTCCAACCTGAGCGTAAAGACCTTTAACGTGGGAGGAAGCTACGGCAACAAGCAGTCCCTTATGACAACGGTGCTCTCCGCCGCCATGCTGTCCCTTGTCACCAAGCAGCCGGTAAAGATTGTGCTCACAAAGGCAGAGCAGCTTATGGCCTACGAGGTACGTCTGGGCAGCACCATCACCGCAAAGGTGGGAATGGACAAGGAAGGCTATGTAAAGGCTGTGGAAGGCGACTGGCTGGTGGACACGGGAGCCATTGCGGACTCCATACAGGGCCAGGTGGGCGTGGGACTGGGAGAGGCGCAGCTGGTATGCGCCAAATGTCCCAACTGGTATATGGACAGCCACATCGCAGTGACCAACAAACAGGCGGCAGGCATTGTCCGCGGCTACGGCGGGCAGGAGCTTAACAGCTGTCTGGAGCGCCTGATGTGCGCCGTGATGAAGAAGGGCAATTTCGATCCTCTGGACGTGTTTAAGAAAAATTATATTGCTCCCGGCGACCGGTTTATCTGGCGTGACGGGCGGTGGTGGCAGAGCCGCTCCTCCCTGTTCTTCCCGGAAGCCATGCAGAACGCGGCGGACCGCTTTGGATGGGCCGGTAAATGGAAGGGCTGGAACGTGCCCACATGTGTAAACGGAACCAAGGCAAGGGGTGTGGGCATGGGCGTCATCGGAAATGCTGATATCAGCGAGGACAACACAGAGGCCATTGTAAGAATTGTTCCGGATTTGGTGGGCAGCCGCAGGGCGTCCACGGCCATCATTGAGTGTGACATCACGGAATCCGGCATGGGTACCAGAAGCAACGCGTGCAAGATTGTGGCCGAGGTCCTCAATGTGCCGGTGGAAAAGGTATCCATCACGGAGCCGGGCTCCAAGTTCAACCCGTCCAACTACGGTCTCTGCGGTTCCAGAGGCACCATCACCACAGGCAAGGCAGTATCCCTGGCAGCCATGGAGGCAAAGAAAAAAGCCCTGGAGCTGGGCGCCCTTTACTTTAAGCGCTCCGTTGACCAGCTGGACACAAAGGACTTTATGGTCTATGTGCGGGATAACCCGCAGCTGGTAGTGCCCATGTTCAAGCTGGCCCCCAAGGAACTGAGCATTGTGGGATATGGAAAGCACATGGAGATGTTTAATATCCCCAGCTGTATGGCCATATTCGTGGAGGCGGAGGTGGACCTGGAAACCGGCAATACCAAGCTGGTGAAGGTGGCCGGAGGCACGGACATCGGACAGATTATTGATTCCAAGGCAGTGGAGATGCAGCTGCACGGAGGATTTGGATCCGCCTGTATTGATACAGCCATATTTGAGGAGTGTATCCTGGATCCGTCCACAGGAAGGCTTTTAACCTCCAGCCTGATAGATTATAAGTGGAGAACGTTCAATGAATTCCCGCCATATGACGCCTATATCATGGAATCCCAGATAGATTCCTTCATGTTTAAGGCCCTGGGAATTGGCGAGATTTCCGGTGCGGCAGGAGCCAGCGCGGTGCTGATGGCCATTTCCAACGCAATCGGCGTGGACATCAAGGATTACCCGGCAACTCCGGCAGTTATACTTAAGGCGTTAGGCAAAGCATAA
- a CDS encoding immunity protein Imm33 domain-containing protein, with translation MDRVSQAVKDLVEEIQRMPEAPDPAETDRHAFTLLLSGIAACRRAPGIPCHMGYRTLYRCGDEPASEELKAHLFRLYGIYDRESLEKVCMEQFTSGREYEQFMTFWCDAPLFDLEELEEKGRRAFETRFKRASLFRPYVGERGFYAWDINERIGLGRLACACGIIDRETFDELTDYQVRKAQVFYHTFKDYAVSCICGAVYDVPGGDEEDMLSFLDLNRKLALHLLEEGGAWYRNAWYAPEKREWVSLLPHNGGCIVSKQIEEGRAIGYMYRDSRPSEQWADTGWRFFAGDESDEYSRNPDNFTIWSLNDICNLDATILGYAEAKEGSAFGRNAKGEWQRER, from the coding sequence ATGGACAGAGTATCACAGGCTGTAAAGGATCTGGTTGAGGAGATACAGAGAATGCCGGAAGCGCCGGACCCGGCAGAGACGGACAGGCATGCATTTACCCTGCTGCTCAGCGGGATTGCCGCATGCCGTAGGGCGCCGGGGATACCGTGCCACATGGGGTACCGGACCCTTTACCGGTGTGGGGATGAACCGGCGTCAGAGGAGCTGAAGGCCCATCTGTTCCGGCTCTATGGTATCTATGACAGGGAAAGCCTTGAAAAGGTCTGTATGGAGCAGTTTACCTCGGGCAGGGAGTATGAGCAGTTTATGACCTTCTGGTGCGATGCGCCGCTGTTTGATCTGGAGGAGCTGGAGGAGAAGGGCAGACGGGCGTTTGAGACCCGGTTTAAGCGGGCCTCCCTGTTCCGTCCCTATGTGGGGGAGCGGGGGTTCTATGCATGGGACATCAATGAGAGAATCGGACTGGGACGCCTGGCCTGTGCCTGCGGCATCATAGACAGGGAGACATTTGATGAGCTGACCGACTATCAGGTCCGCAAGGCCCAGGTATTTTACCACACCTTTAAGGACTATGCGGTCAGCTGTATCTGCGGGGCTGTCTACGATGTGCCGGGCGGTGATGAGGAAGACATGCTTTCCTTCCTGGACCTGAATAGAAAGCTGGCCTTACACTTGCTGGAGGAGGGCGGAGCCTGGTACAGGAATGCCTGGTACGCGCCGGAAAAGCGGGAATGGGTCAGTCTTCTGCCCCATAATGGAGGCTGCATTGTTTCAAAGCAGATTGAGGAGGGAAGGGCCATCGGATATATGTACAGGGACAGCCGGCCCAGCGAACAGTGGGCGGATACGGGATGGAGGTTTTTTGCCGGGGATGAGAGCGATGAATACAGCAGGAATCCGGACAACTTTACCATCTGGTCCCTAAATGATATATGCAACCTGGATGCCACCATCCTTGGCTATGCAGAGGCAAAGGAGGGCAGTGCCTTTGGCAGGAATGCAAAAGGGGAGTGGCAGAGGGAACGGTAG
- a CDS encoding (2Fe-2S)-binding protein, translating to MKKQYVTLTVNGREYRFSIGDGFGQVPPSETLSQTLRKRLQLTGSKESCSEGACGCCTVLMDGKGVTSCMLLTVDCDGKDIVTIEGLEDPEKGLDPLQQAFIDEYAFQCGYCTPGIIMAAKALLLENPHPTGDEIKEAMSGNYCRCISHYTVLRAINRVAGNEEDHLAVMHRANDDVENPIPVRQELFLSPYANGTNSDHSLD from the coding sequence ATGAAGAAACAATATGTTACTCTGACGGTAAACGGGAGGGAATATCGTTTCTCAATCGGGGACGGATTCGGACAGGTTCCCCCCTCAGAGACACTATCCCAGACCCTGCGAAAGAGGCTCCAGCTCACAGGCTCCAAGGAGTCATGCAGTGAAGGAGCCTGCGGGTGCTGCACCGTGCTCATGGACGGAAAAGGGGTCACGTCCTGTATGCTGCTGACCGTGGATTGCGATGGAAAGGACATTGTTACCATAGAAGGGCTGGAGGACCCTGAGAAGGGGTTAGATCCCCTTCAGCAGGCTTTTATTGACGAGTATGCATTTCAGTGCGGTTACTGTACCCCGGGAATCATCATGGCGGCCAAGGCGCTTCTGCTGGAAAATCCCCATCCCACGGGAGATGAGATTAAGGAAGCCATGTCGGGCAATTACTGCCGCTGCATCAGCCATTATACGGTGCTGCGGGCCATTAACAGGGTGGCGGGGAATGAGGAGGACCACCTGGCTGTGATGCACCGGGCCAATGATGATGTGGAAAATCCCATCCCGGTACGCCAGGAACTGTTCTTAAGTCCCTATGCAAATGGTACAAACAGCGACCATTCATTGGATTAG
- a CDS encoding Crp/Fnr family transcriptional regulator → MVGQECNTAVQMPHANFVSRLLYLPRGISRLEKLGQRKVFPKNHMLVQAGTKPNYCYIVKTGRVAAFETTVTGEERIYNFNESNSVLLEGNLLFDQESAVNFKTVQPSELVCITKEMLLKGIAHDPQLSMDIMESLSTKFLSAMEQVRHTNFHNAGWKICDLLLIFAEHYGVPYDGKILIKEKISQQLLSNLLGINRVTAVRAIKDLKEMALIEQINGYYCIRSLEKLKRHQERMCQ, encoded by the coding sequence ATGGTAGGTCAGGAGTGTAATACCGCAGTACAGATGCCGCATGCTAATTTTGTATCACGTCTTCTATATCTGCCCAGGGGAATATCGCGTCTGGAAAAGCTGGGACAGAGAAAGGTATTTCCAAAGAACCATATGCTGGTGCAGGCAGGTACAAAGCCCAACTACTGCTACATAGTCAAGACCGGGCGTGTGGCTGCGTTTGAGACAACGGTTACGGGCGAGGAGCGTATTTATAATTTCAATGAGAGCAATTCTGTTTTGTTGGAAGGAAACCTTCTCTTTGACCAGGAATCAGCTGTGAATTTCAAGACCGTGCAGCCGTCTGAATTAGTGTGTATCACCAAGGAGATGCTGTTAAAGGGCATTGCCCATGACCCGCAGCTCTCCATGGATATTATGGAGTCCCTCTCCACCAAATTCCTGTCAGCCATGGAGCAGGTGCGCCATACCAATTTCCACAACGCCGGCTGGAAGATTTGCGATCTGCTGCTTATATTTGCAGAGCACTACGGGGTTCCCTATGACGGGAAAATACTTATCAAAGAAAAGATAAGCCAGCAGCTCCTGTCAAATCTGCTGGGAATTAACCGGGTAACGGCGGTCAGGGCCATCAAGGATTTAAAGGAGATGGCGCTGATAGAACAGATTAACGGATATTACTGCATCCGCAGCCTGGAGAAACTGAAACGGCACCAGGAGAGGATGTGCCAGTAG
- a CDS encoding TylF/MycF/NovP-related O-methyltransferase, translating to METVIILGAGQFGRGAARLLNQENMALLAFGDNNPALHQLTESERTEKGFPANVPVLPVDEALSLKPDYIITGVTDPLRSGQLKDQALELGYEGRFLMLSQLYRYFDIRNATLKRLAERIHGQGLQESIAELGVFKGDTAWKLNALFPQQRLYLFDTFQGFDPRDIKEEKSKGCSFAREGEFSDTSEQAVLGRLPFPGQAVIRRGYFPDTAAGLEQERFCLVSLDADLYAPILSGLIFFYPRLVPGGMILLHDYNNERFRGARQAVEEFEKQYGRLCLVPLCDLHGSAVIVKPCD from the coding sequence ATGGAAACTGTCATCATACTGGGAGCTGGCCAGTTTGGCCGCGGAGCTGCCAGACTGCTGAATCAGGAAAACATGGCCCTTCTGGCGTTTGGGGATAATAACCCTGCCCTGCACCAGCTGACCGAATCAGAGCGGACAGAGAAAGGATTTCCAGCCAATGTCCCGGTTTTGCCGGTAGATGAAGCCCTTTCACTGAAACCTGATTATATCATTACCGGAGTGACGGACCCGCTGCGTTCCGGCCAGCTTAAGGATCAGGCCCTGGAATTGGGATACGAAGGCAGATTTCTGATGCTGAGCCAGCTTTACCGGTATTTTGACATACGAAACGCCACCCTGAAACGGCTGGCTGAGCGGATTCATGGACAGGGCCTGCAGGAAAGCATAGCAGAACTGGGCGTTTTTAAGGGCGACACGGCCTGGAAGCTCAACGCCCTGTTTCCGCAGCAAAGGCTTTATTTATTCGATACATTCCAGGGATTTGACCCACGGGATATAAAAGAAGAAAAAAGTAAGGGATGTTCCTTTGCCAGGGAAGGTGAATTCTCTGACACCAGCGAACAGGCCGTGCTGGGGCGGCTCCCCTTTCCGGGACAGGCCGTCATACGCAGGGGATATTTTCCGGATACAGCGGCAGGACTGGAACAGGAGCGCTTTTGTCTGGTAAGCCTGGATGCCGACCTGTACGCCCCCATTCTGTCCGGTCTTATATTTTTCTACCCCCGCCTTGTACCCGGAGGCATGATTCTGCTCCACGATTACAACAATGAGCGGTTCCGCGGAGCCAGACAGGCTGTGGAGGAATTTGAAAAACAATACGGCCGCCTGTGTCTCGTTCCCTTATGCGACCTTCATGGAAGCGCGGTGATTGTAAAGCCTTGTGATTAG
- a CDS encoding TylF/MycF/NovP-related O-methyltransferase produces the protein MKTVVILSTDNLGMTVADMLNPREMKLVGMGDTRQETWNVFSDLEKGELKEEIEGMPIMPADLAVALQPDVLVIAATDSEKSHALEYMAIRAGFLNDIVFIRDLHEQFSIRCSVLRRLCRRLTGLGVEGNVAELGCYRGDTSWQLNVLMPDRKLYLFDTFEGFDERDVDMERKLGCSDAQTGLYSGTDKEKLMERMPLPGQVVIRKGWFPETAFDIEDETFCLVCMDACLYQPTLAGLEFFFPRMGRGGVILLSGCSGTRYRGVAKAVEDLETRYGALLMLPVGDLDGTVMIVHP, from the coding sequence ATGAAGACAGTTGTTATTCTGAGCACCGACAATCTTGGTATGACTGTGGCAGATATGCTGAATCCGCGTGAAATGAAACTGGTCGGTATGGGAGATACCAGACAGGAAACCTGGAATGTATTTTCAGACCTGGAAAAAGGGGAACTGAAGGAAGAAATAGAGGGAATGCCAATCATGCCGGCAGATCTGGCAGTGGCCCTTCAGCCGGATGTCCTGGTCATCGCGGCCACGGATTCCGAAAAAAGCCATGCCCTGGAATACATGGCCATCCGCGCAGGATTCCTGAACGACATTGTTTTCATCCGGGACCTGCATGAGCAGTTCTCCATCCGATGCAGCGTGCTGCGGCGTCTGTGCCGGCGGCTCACCGGGCTGGGGGTGGAGGGAAATGTGGCAGAGCTGGGCTGTTACCGGGGCGACACCTCCTGGCAGCTCAACGTGCTGATGCCGGACCGGAAACTGTATCTCTTTGACACCTTTGAGGGGTTCGATGAACGGGATGTTGACATGGAACGAAAGCTGGGATGCTCCGACGCTCAGACGGGCCTGTATTCCGGGACAGACAAGGAAAAGCTGATGGAGCGGATGCCCCTGCCCGGACAGGTTGTTATCCGGAAGGGCTGGTTTCCCGAAACCGCCTTTGACATTGAAGATGAAACATTTTGTCTGGTCTGCATGGACGCCTGCCTGTACCAGCCCACCCTGGCCGGCCTGGAATTTTTCTTTCCCCGCATGGGAAGAGGAGGCGTCATCCTCTTAAGCGGATGCAGCGGCACCCGGTACAGAGGCGTTGCAAAAGCAGTGGAGGACCTGGAAACCAGATACGGCGCCCTTCTTATGCTTCCGGTGGGAGACTTAGACGGCACAGTGATGATTGTACATCCGTAG
- a CDS encoding nucleotidyltransferase family protein, whose product MKKTGAVLAAAGLSSRMGDFKPLLPFGDTTIAFHVTSMLRRLGADPVLVVTGYRAEELEDHLKGTGACFVRNTRYRHTQMFDSVKLGIQAALEGCERILVMPMDLPAITDDIIKQVMEAPGQIVRTVHDGEPGHPICMEGEIARRICTYTGDQGLKGAIEASGVPVEDLEAGNESIYLDVDTREEYRELLRWVCRQESSQRKCKMH is encoded by the coding sequence ATGAAGAAAACAGGAGCTGTCCTGGCAGCGGCAGGACTGTCCTCGCGCATGGGGGATTTCAAACCTCTGCTGCCGTTTGGGGACACTACCATAGCATTTCACGTCACGTCCATGCTCAGGCGGCTGGGGGCAGACCCGGTGCTCGTGGTTACCGGTTACAGGGCGGAAGAACTGGAGGATCATTTAAAGGGCACAGGCGCCTGTTTTGTCAGAAACACCAGATACCGCCATACACAGATGTTTGATTCCGTAAAGCTGGGTATACAGGCGGCACTGGAAGGGTGTGAGCGGATCCTGGTCATGCCCATGGACCTTCCCGCCATAACGGATGATATCATTAAGCAGGTGATGGAAGCTCCCGGGCAGATTGTGCGGACGGTCCATGACGGCGAACCGGGGCATCCCATATGCATGGAAGGGGAGATTGCCAGACGCATCTGCACCTATACCGGGGACCAGGGACTTAAGGGGGCCATTGAAGCCTCAGGCGTGCCTGTAGAGGACCTGGAGGCCGGAAATGAGAGTATTTACCTGGATGTGGACACCAGGGAAGAGTACAGGGAACTGCTCAGGTGGGTCTGCAGGCAGGAATCAAGTCAAAGAAAATGTAAGATGCATTGA
- a CDS encoding histidine phosphatase family protein, with translation MRTIYLIRHGEPERTGHVSRCLGHTNLALSIRGRKESMELASWFKSRCVEAVYSSPLSRCMETAEYIAGEQQRVHVEEGLVELDAGEWENMEFTEIRSRYPQLYEERGRSIGTVPPPGGESFARGAERLQDALDRILGNTRGDVAVVTHCGVSRGLMCGILGWDINRVLEVPQPYGGISRILADDDGGFRGFYEQTGVKPLLYPDHGICRRLSDRYSVPEHIRLHEAAVARLAHQWAVRLKRLGYDIDPELLRTAGLLHDIARLKPDHARAGARILRMEGYPVMAGIIQCHHRLEGGEESGLTERTLLFLADKMTLEDRMVDIDERFRQSAPKCTTPQARENHRLQYNQAQAVRHCLESAMGSLEAADAFGTSPQASVDRKARIREWAAG, from the coding sequence ATGAGGACGATATACCTTATAAGGCACGGGGAACCGGAACGGACCGGGCATGTGAGCAGATGTCTTGGACATACGAATCTCGCACTGAGTATCAGAGGGAGGAAGGAGAGCATGGAACTGGCTTCCTGGTTTAAGAGCCGCTGTGTGGAAGCTGTTTATTCCAGTCCTCTGTCCAGGTGTATGGAAACCGCGGAGTATATTGCAGGAGAGCAGCAGAGAGTGCATGTGGAAGAGGGACTGGTGGAGCTGGATGCAGGTGAATGGGAGAACATGGAATTCACTGAAATCCGCAGCCGGTATCCGCAGCTCTATGAAGAGAGGGGACGTTCCATCGGCACGGTCCCGCCTCCGGGAGGGGAATCCTTTGCCCGGGGCGCAGAGCGGCTTCAGGATGCCCTGGACCGCATTCTTGGGAATACCCGGGGGGATGTGGCGGTGGTGACCCACTGCGGTGTGAGCCGGGGGCTGATGTGCGGTATTCTTGGGTGGGATATCAACCGCGTACTGGAAGTTCCCCAGCCATATGGAGGAATCAGCCGGATTCTGGCAGACGATGACGGCGGGTTCAGAGGATTCTATGAGCAGACCGGTGTAAAGCCCCTTCTCTATCCTGACCACGGCATCTGCCGCAGGCTGTCGGACCGCTATAGCGTCCCTGAGCATATACGGCTTCATGAGGCAGCAGTGGCAAGACTGGCACACCAGTGGGCTGTAAGGCTTAAACGTCTGGGGTATGACATAGATCCTGAGCTTTTGAGGACAGCCGGGCTGCTTCACGATATCGCGCGTCTGAAGCCGGACCACGCAAGGGCAGGAGCCAGAATCCTGCGGATGGAGGGATACCCGGTGATGGCAGGAATCATTCAGTGCCATCACCGGCTGGAAGGCGGGGAAGAGTCAGGGCTGACGGAGAGAACCCTTTTGTTTCTGGCGGATAAGATGACGCTTGAGGACAGAATGGTGGATATTGATGAGCGTTTCCGTCAGAGCGCGCCCAAGTGCACCACCCCCCAGGCCAGGGAGAACCATAGACTTCAATATAATCAGGCTCAGGCAGTCAGGCATTGTCTGGAATCGGCCATGGGAAGCCTGGAGGCGGCAGATGCCTTCGGCACCAGTCCCCAGGCATCTGTGGACAGGAAGGCGCGGATACGGGAATGGGCTGCCGGCTGA
- a CDS encoding TetR/AcrR family transcriptional regulator: MEGNNSTKTKLIKAGIKLFSQYGYAATSTRMIASEAEVNLSAIAFHYSNKERLYVACLEYMLEKVKGYYAASYMEIEGTFKQDAMTPQKAYEFLEKLIDLQIEVAFAPQYKTTLALIYWENNGPGDMRPLSAAAFDRQERVMAELIQTVAPVSQSQAIIASRHINGSIISFGEHRGFIEDLIPKPLEGESVPLWIREEIKGNCLAIVQRLMKPELFPPYPAQ; the protein is encoded by the coding sequence ATGGAAGGAAATAATTCAACTAAGACAAAGCTGATAAAAGCCGGCATTAAGCTTTTTTCGCAGTACGGATATGCAGCCACATCCACCAGAATGATTGCTTCGGAGGCAGAGGTGAACCTGTCAGCCATTGCCTTTCATTATTCCAACAAGGAGAGGCTGTACGTAGCCTGCCTGGAATATATGCTGGAAAAGGTAAAGGGATATTATGCGGCCTCGTATATGGAGATTGAGGGGACCTTTAAACAGGATGCAATGACTCCGCAGAAGGCATATGAATTCCTTGAAAAGCTCATAGATCTTCAGATTGAGGTGGCCTTTGCCCCACAGTATAAGACCACCCTTGCCCTGATATACTGGGAGAACAATGGCCCCGGGGATATGAGGCCTTTGTCAGCCGCTGCCTTTGACCGGCAGGAACGGGTGATGGCTGAGCTGATTCAGACCGTGGCCCCTGTTTCCCAGTCCCAGGCCATTATAGCCAGCAGACATATCAACGGATCCATCATATCCTTTGGGGAACACCGGGGATTCATAGAGGATCTGATTCCAAAACCGCTGGAGGGGGAGTCTGTGCCCCTCTGGATACGGGAGGAGATAAAGGGAAATTGTCTGGCTATTGTCCAGCGGCTGATGAAGCCTGAGCTGTTTCCGCCTTATCCGGCCCAATAA